A window of the Branchiostoma floridae strain S238N-H82 chromosome 12, Bfl_VNyyK, whole genome shotgun sequence genome harbors these coding sequences:
- the LOC118427472 gene encoding LOW QUALITY PROTEIN: methylmalonyl-CoA mutase, mitochondrial-like (The sequence of the model RefSeq protein was modified relative to this genomic sequence to represent the inferred CDS: inserted 1 base in 1 codon), translating into MSSILALTRPGLVHRLCLNASRPAACVTGTRLLHREPLDEEWAQLAKKQLRGADPAEKLTWHTPEGIDVKPLFTKKDTDNTEHEIPGKYPFTRGPYPTMYTGRPWTIRQYAGFSTVEESNKFYKENIKAGQQGLSVAFDLATHRGYDSDNPRVXWDVGMAGVAVDSVEDMKALFDGIPLEKMSVSMTMNGAVIPVMAMFIGAGEEQGVSPSQLTGTIQNDILKEFMVRNTYIYPPDPSMRLIGDIFEYTSQNMPKFNSISISGYHMQEAGADAILELAFTIADGLEYCRTGLKAGLDIDKFAPRLSFFWGIGMNFYLEIAKMRAARRLWAHLMKEKFGAKKEKSLMLRAHSQTSGWSLTEQDPYNNIMRTTIEAMSAVFGGTQSLHTNSFDEALGLPTVTSARIARNTQIILQEETGIANVADPWGGSYMMESLTNEVYDAALGVINEVEEMGGMARAVAEGMPKLRIEECAARRQARIDSGQEVIVGVNKYRLEKEETVEVLSIDNTAVREAQMEKLRQLKASRDNSKVEAALEAIRQGAQGDGNMLQLAVDAARIRCTVGEISDAMASVFGRHVASDRMVSGAYKSEFGESDEIQSAMRRVEAFMSAEGRRPRILVAKVGQDGHDRGAKVIATGFADLGFDVDIGPLFQTAAEVAQQAVDADVHVVGVSTLAAGHKTLVPELIHALKEMGRGDIIVVCGGVIPPQDYDYLYAAGIASIFGPGTRIPIAAMEVLDNIETSLKKKQHAL; encoded by the exons ATGTCGTCCATTTTGGCGCTGACAAGACCAGGTCTTGTTCACAGGCTTTGTCTGAATGCCAGTCGTCCAGCTGCCTGCGTTACAG GCACCCGTCTTCTCCACAGAGAGCCTCTGGATGAGGAGTGGGCCCAGCTGGCCAAGAAGCAGCTCCGTGGAGCTGATCCTGCTGAGAAGCTGACATGGCACACTCCTGAG GGCATCGATGTCAAGCCACTTTTCACCAAGAAGGACACAGACAACACTGAACATGAGATCCCTGGAAAATACCCCTTCACCAGGGGACCATATCCCACTATGTACACAGGG AGACCGTGGACCATCCGCCAGTATGCAGGTTTTAGTACAGTTGAGGAGAGTAACAAGTTTTACAAGGAGAACATCAAGGCTGGTCAGCAGGGTCTGAGCGTGGCCTTTGACCTGGCCACACACCGAGGCTACGACTCTGACAACCCCAGGG TATGGGATGTCGGCATGGCAG GTGTAGCAGTTGACAGTGTGGAGGACATGAAGGCCCTGTTTGATGGAATCCCCCTGGAGAAGATGTCCGTTTCCATGACGATGAACGGGGCTGTCATCCCGGTCATGGCCATGTTCATCGGAGCAGGGGAGGAGCAGGGTGTGAGTCCCTCCCAACTCACAG GAACCATACAGAATGACATTCTGAAGGAGTTTATGGTGAGAAACACCTACATCTACCCACCTGATCCCTCCATGAGACTTATTGGAGACATCTTCGAGTACACCTCGCAG AACATGCCCAAGTTCAACTCCATCTCCATCTCTGGGTACCACATGCAAGAGGCGGGGGCAGACGCCATCCTTGAACTTGCCTTCACCATCGCAGACGGACTGGAGTACTGCCGTACGGGCCTGAAGGCGGGTCTCGACATCGACAAGTTTGCTCCTCGTCTGTCCTTCTTCTGGGGGATCGGCATGAACTTCTACTTGGAGATCGCGAAGATGCGGGCGGCGCGTCGGCTGTGGGCTCATCTCATGAAGGAGAAGTTTGGAGCGAAGAAGGAAAAGTCGCTGATGCTGCGTGCACATTCCCAGACATCCGGGTGGTCTCTCACAGAACAGGACCCTTATAATAACATCATGAGGACCACTATAGAGGCCATGTCGGCGGTGTTTGGAGGCACACAGTCTCTGCATACCAACTCATTTGATGAAGCCCTTGGGCTGCCCACCGTCACAAGTGCCCGCATTGCCCGCAACACTCAGATCATCCTGCAGGAAGAGACGGGCATCGCCAACGTGGCCGACCCGTGGGGAGGGTCCTACATGATGGAGTCGCTCACTAACGAGGTTTACGACGCGGCGCTGGGCGTGATTAACGAGGTGGAGGAGATGGGAGGGATGGCGAGGGCCGTAGCGGAGGGGATGCCCAAACTTAGGATTGAGGAGTGCGCGGCGAGGCGGCAGGCTCGGATAGACTCAGGACAGGAGGTGATCGTGGGAGTCAACAAGTACAGACTGGAGAAGGAGGAAACTGTGGAG GTATTGTCCATAGACAACACTGCTGTCAGGGAAGCCCAGATGGAAAAGCTGCGTCAGCTGAAGGCATCACGAGACAACAGCAAAGTGGAAGCTGCCTTAGAAGCCATCAGGCAGGGTGCTCAGGGAGACGGCAACATGCTACAGCTGGCCGTGGACGCAGCCCGCATACGCTGTACTGTCGGGGAGATCTCCGACGCCATGGCGTCCGTGTTCGGGCGGCACGTTGCCAGCGATCGTATGGTGAGCGGGGCGTACAAGTCGGAGTTCGGCGAATCAGATGAAATCCAGAGTGCCATGAGAAGAGTGGAAGCCTTCATGTCGGCTGAAGGGAGACGACCAAGGATCCTGGTCGCGAAGGTCGGCCAGGATGGCCACGACAGGGGAGCAAAGGTCATCGCAACAGGTTTCGCGGATCTCGGGTTTGATGTTGACATCGGACCCCTGTTTCAGACCGCAGCGGAAGTCGCCCAGCAGGCGGTTGATGCCGATGTCCATGTGGTCGGAGTGAGCACGCTTGCCGCGGGCCACAAGACGCTGGTACCAGAACTGATCCACGCGCTGAAGGAGATGGGTCGCGGGGACATCATTGTGGTGTGCGGGGGCGTGATCCCGCCCCAGGACTATGACTACCTGTACGCGGCGGGGATTGCGAGCATCTTTGGCCCTGGTACGCGGATCCCCATTGCAGCAATGGAGGTACTGGACAACATTGAAACATCACTGaagaagaaacaacatgcctTGTAG
- the LOC118427478 gene encoding complement C1q tumor necrosis factor-related protein 4-like, translating to MAVWTLAVLFAVLQVTSGDIGSPAMVCTPTTPRVAFTLTRSTNLGGVSSTADLTVTFDHVLTDVGGSFTDVTNPSVFNCQHPGVYQFSFSALSLTDRSAFVKLMKNRQLQLAMWAGQSSFHGSGSNTAVLELEQGDRVWLAIGRPDLYAIHSNSNRYVSFTGVLLYST from the exons ATGGCAGTGTGGACGCTTGCAGTTCTTTTCGCCGTTTTACAAG TGACGTCAGGGGACATTGGCAGCCCCGCGATGGTCTGCACACCAACTACACCCCGT gTTGCCTTTACCCTGACCCGTTCCACCAATCTGGGTGGGGTGTCCAGTACAGCTGACCTGaccgtgacctttgaccatGTGCTGACTGATGTTGGCGGCAGCTTTACTGACGTCACCAACCCGTCCGTCTTCAACTGTCAACATCCGGGTGTCTATCAGTTCAG CTTCTCGGCACTGTCACTGACAGATCGTTCTGCCTTTGTCAAGCTGATGAAAAACAGACAACTTCAG CTTGCCATGTGGGCTGGGCAGAGTTCTTTCCATGGCAGCGGGTCAAACACAGCAGTACTGGAGCTGGAGCAAGGGGACCGAGTCTGGCTGGCTATCGGGAGACCTGACCTATATGCCATACACAGTAACAGTAACCGCTATGTCAGTTTCACAGGGGTTCTATTGTACTCTACTTAA
- the LOC118427477 gene encoding programmed cell death protein 10-A-like produces MTMGDDAEHSTVVSLPLHVVLYPVLDEVQKKDAAAAQTLRAAFNKAERENPGLTQEVIMGVLRGQGSDVNLVESLLRMSADDCEEYSLHRPEREFVRLNDRARTLKQILSKIPDEINDRSKFLQTIKDIASAIKELLDAVNEVFKSQQSLHIQGHKKQLEYQKKEFVKHSKHFSDTLKGYFKDGREVSVFQSANRLIHQTNVILLTFKNIVGRA; encoded by the exons ATGACCATGGGCGACGATGCAGAACACTCTACAGTCGTCTCACTACCACTGCATGTCGTACTGTATCCAGTATTAGACGAG GTGCAGAAAAAGGATGCAGCCGCAGCACAGACACTCAGGGCAGCGTTTAACAAG GCTGAGCGAGAGAACCCAGGTTTGACCCAGGAAGTGATTATGGGAGTTCTacggggtcaggggtcagatgtCAACCTAGTAGAAAGCCTACTAAGGATGTCTGCTGATGATTGTGAAG AGTATTCACTGCATCGTCCAGAGAGGGAGTTTGTTCGTCTCAACGACAGGGCGCGGACGCTGAAACAGATTCTCAGTAAAATCCCCGACGAAATCAACGACAGGTCCAAGTTCCTACAAACAATAAA GGACATTGCCAGTGCGATTAAGGAACTTCTGGACGCCGTGAATGAAGTCTTTAAAAGTCAACAGAGCCTGCACATACAGGGGCATAAAAAG CAACTTGAGTACCAGAAGAAGGAGTTCGTGAAACACTCAAAACACTTCAGTGACACCTTGAAGGGGTACTTTAAGGACGGCAG GGAAGTCAGCGTGTTCCAGAGTGCAAACCGACTCATCCACCAAACCAACGTCATACTGCTCACCTTCAAAAACATCGTAGGGAGGGCATAG
- the LOC118427475 gene encoding leukocyte elastase inhibitor-like, which yields MLGHSCCLFGLLVAMTTMRSSTSQESTPLADINSEFALELYKALHKDHPENIFFSPFSISTCLAMTYLGARNDTAQQMSRVLRFHKMDASDLHMLFHDLLTQLHHSDRPYILKTANRLFGQNSFEFVQKFLDETSRHYRAQLAPVDFHGNTEGARQTINSWVEEQTENKIQDLLAPGTVSPSTMLVLVNAIYFKGSWESKFEESRTRLGTFHVSRDEKVEVPMMHQQGRFKLTYDEDLNCQILEMPYRGKHLSMVVVLPEKMDDLSVVETSLTPDLLRRWRKSMSEESTMVQIPKFKLVQDFSLNEKLAEMGMTDLFSMADADLSGITGSRDLHVSHVIHKAFVEVNEEGSEAAAATAVNMMKRSLGGEMFFADHPFLFLIRDNDSNSVLFLGRLVRPEGHTTKDEL from the exons ATGCTGGGACACAGTTGCTGCCTCTTTGGCCTcttggttgccatgacaaccatgAGGAGCTCTACATCACAAGAGTCCACCCCATTGGCTGACATCAACAGTGAGTTTGCCCTGGAGCTGTACAAGGCGCTCCACAAGGATCATCCCGAGAACATCTTTTTCTCACCCTTCAGTATCTCCACCTGTCTGGCCATGACTTACCTGGGGGCAAGGAACGATACAGCACAACAG ATGAGTCGAGTGCTTCGCTTCCACAAGATGGACGCCTCCGACCTTCACATGCTGTTCCACGACCTTCTGACCCAGCTGCATCACTCCGACAGGCCCTACATACTCAAGACCGCCAACCGGCTCTTTGGTCAGAACTCTTTTGAGTTTGTGCAAAAATTTCTAGATGAAACATCCAGACATTACAGGGCACAGTTGGCTCCTGTGGACTTCCATGGAAACACAGAGGGAGCACGGCAAACTATCAACAGCTGGGTGGAGGAACAGACAGAGAACAAAATACAAGATCTTTTAGCACCAG gAACTGTGAGCCCTAGCACCATGTTAGTGCTGGTCAACGCCATCTACTTCAAGGGCAGCTGGGAAAGTAAGTTTGAGGAGTCGCGTACGAGACTCGGTACCTTCCACGTCAGCCGTGACGAGAAGGTGGAAGTACCCATGATGCATCAGCAGGGCCGGTTCAAACTCACCTACGACGAGGACCTCAACTGCCAAATCCTGGAGATGCCTTACAGAGGCAAACACCTGAGCATGGTGGTGGTGTTGCCGGAAAAGATGGACGATTTGAGCGTCGTCGAGACGTCTTTAACGCCAGACTTACTCCGTCGCTGGCGGAAGTCCATGAGCGAGGAATCCACAATGGTGCAAATCCCTAAGTTCAAACTTGTCCAGGATTTCTCCTTGAATGAGAAGCTGGCAGAGATGGGGATGACGGACCTGTTCAGTATGGCGGACGCCGACCTGTCCGGGATCACGGGATCGCGTGACCTTCACGTCAGCCACGTCATACACAAGGCGTTTGTGGAGGTCAACGAGGAGGGCAGCGAGGCCGCGGCAGCGACGGCGGTGAACATGATGAAACGGTCCCTGGGCGGGGAGATGTTCTTCGCGGACCATCCCTTCCTGTTCCTCATCAGGGACAATGACTCCAACTCTGTCTTGTTTCTGGGGCGACTTGTGCGACCAGAAGGACACACTACAAAAGATGAACTGTGA